TTATGATTGTACGTTAAATTATGCATGCGTAGTCTATCAGTAGTATAAATTGTATTTGGATGACTATCAGGACTTGGTATTGGCCTTTTTGGTTCTGCCACCAGAACCTTCGATAGCGTTCGAGAGAAGAGTTGCAGTGTACTCAGATGAAGCGAGTGACGGGGTCAGTTCGTCTCTGTGAGTCTCGCTGTGTGGAGAATAATgaatttcatttttcttaGATGTATTGCCACTGTCCACCCGACCTATCGTCAACTCCCAGGCCACCATCATCCCCACAAAACCTACAAACAATCTCCAAAGAAAcgctttttctctttcagcCTCATCTATTCCAGTGTGAAACTGATGTAGTCCCTTGTGAACACCATAGGCGATATTTCTGGTGTTCAAGTCGTGACGAAACAAGTCACCAAATTGGATGATTTTACGCTCTCTTATTCGCTGCTCGTTAGCCATGTTACGCTTCATATGTTTCTTTGAGTCGAAATGTGAGGAATCGCCAAAGTCGTAGCCTACTGATTGCGGATATCTGACTCTTGTATAGTGGAAGAAGTTTCCCCTTTGAGAGTTGGTCGACGCAGCTTTCCTTGCACCGGCAGCAGTTCGCACAGCGATATTTCTGTCGTAGGaggctttcttttcaggATCCATGAGTAACTCATAGGATTTCTTGATCTGTAGATAGTggtttttcttctttctaagCATATCTTGGGGCAATTCTTGAGATAATAGGATGTCCGGATGAAGCTTCATACTGAGCCTCTTGAAGCTTTTCTTGATCTGCTTCAGGTCTGCAGTGGGATCCAAGTCGAGGTTTTTATAATGGTTTTCCGTAATGCATCTTGTTGTGATTCTTACCACGGTAGGGTGTTTATATAAGCATGATTGCAGCAtggttgatgaagaaggtggtTGATTAAAGGAACAGCAAGGGAAAAAGGAGATAAGGGGAATAACAAAGTGCGCGAGTCCTTATCGAATTGGAGTCGAGATGAGGAAAGTTAAATAAGTTTACTACGTTTTACTATCATTTGTTAGTAGTCATCTCCTTTATTTGCATATCCCAGGACTAGAACGTTGCAAGTGTCCATTTTATGATTATATGTATAAGTAGCCAAACAATCGTCTTCCATTAGATAAGTTAATCGGatgtctcttcatcttctcttagATCTAATTCTATCCAACTAGGCCATGCCAGTTCGTTTATTAGCACCTTTCTCAATGCAGATACCAGGAACTTCTCAATTTTACCTATATTTCGAAGCACAGATCCATTTCCAGATGTCTCTGCTACTGTGCCGCTATCGCTGGTAGTCATTGTAGTTCCTAGCTGTTGAAGAGACTGCCTTTCTCGTCGAATAGGTTTAGAAGAATAGTATGATTGCTTAAGAGGAGATTCTAAATTAGTAGAATTTGAGCTTGTCGACGTAGTTTTTGATCGGTCAAAaccttcagaagaatcttcatAGTCTCCtaattctccttcaatcttAAGATCCTTTATCATATCTATTCTGTCCCCACTTCCCGAATGGAAAGTATCAGAATTGAGAAATCCACCACCGGTAGGATCACCGATAGAAGATTTTCTGGAATCTTGTCTAGATTCCTCtctatttgaagaagactcGTCATCATCCAAGTCGCATAAAAACGATATAAATACTCTGTGATCTAAGTAAGCGCACACAGCTAACGAATGTATCAATAGATCACTGATTTTAAGTCTTACAGGAAGCGTAATGAATCCAGGCGATGGATAGTTCACTACTAAGTTACAGGTGACCTCAATGTAGATCTTTGAAGTCCATTGAAGATCCAGTGTCAACTGAAAATCGTTTTTTCCACGAGGCAGTCCACTATTATCAGAATTATTCAAGGTTTCAGGCTTCACAGAGGTATTCGTCGAGGCGGGCGTGTCCTCTTGAACACCATCAATACTCAAATTAGGCTCCATAGGAACGGGAGCAAAAGCTTCAGTATCATTATGGCTCAACGTATCATTTTCCTTCATTCCAAAGGCTCCTATACCAACACCATTATGCAAGCCTTGGAAATACGGCGAACTGGGTCTAGGAATCAGAAGTCCAGCGGTCGATCCTCTTGGAATGGGGGATGACAGATGAGGGTTGTAGCCAACAAGAGATGGTGAGGGACTCCTACTGATTGGAGGAGCGGAGATTCCAGGAATATGGGGAGCAGTGATGGCACTTCCTTCAGCATCAAAAGAGGTCCCATTAAACTTACCGGAGCGAACCCTGGTAGGATGAATACCACCACTACCACCTTGGCTTGAATCAGCAGAGttgtcatcttcttgacCATAAAATTCGGCAAATGGGTGGTCGATATCTCTGATTGCCAACTCTGGAGAAACGTTTCCCAAATCAACCTCGACTACCTGAAGATTATCCATATACTTGGGCAGGTTGATCGAGGAAAGTCTTTCATTAAGGAGGTCTTTCAATGCGCTCCTAAGAGATTCATCAGTAGAGATTGTATCCCAATTGATCTCAAAGGACATTTAAACGAGCTGGATAAGATTCAATAGGGTCTTTTCGATACAGGAAAAGATGTATGTATACCAGGAGCCTTCTGTTAGCTAAGCGcaagtgaaaaataaaattgGTGGCAAGATGAGAAATCGTATATAAAGCGAAGAAGTTCCATATGTCACTACTCTTTTCACCGAGTAGGCAGACGTTGAGACTATTGAATATTAATATGATGTATAAACTTCGCAGACAACACCTTGGGGCTATTAGAGCATTTCAGAATGCGCAGACCATGAGGATGGCACGGTCGGTGCTTACGGCATCTCCTTCGACTTTCGGTGCATTTTCAAGGAGTGTCAGCACTAATGCTTCCACTTCCAACAAAGAAGCAACAGGTGTCGTATTTATGAACATGGGAGGACCTTCGACAGTTGCAGAGACAGGTGATTTCTTATACAACTTATTTTCAGACGgtgatttgattccatttggACGATTCCAAAACGTCATTGCTAAATTTATTGCCAAAAGAAGGACCCCTATGGTGGAGGGTAGATACCATGATATAGGAGGCGGTTCTCCTATCAGAAAATGGTCTGAACTTCAGGCAGAGACCGTGTGCAAGCGGCTTGACAAAATCATGCCGTCTACTGCTCCCCATATCCCCTATGTGGCATTCCGTTACGCCAACCCACTGATGGCCGAGACGTACAAAAAGATGCTTGCCGATGGTGTTAGGCATGCCGTTGCCTTTTCTCAGTATCCGCAGTTTAGTTACTCAACCactgcttcttccatcaACGATTTATACCGTAACGCCAAGAGCTTAGATCCAGACCACAAAATTAAGTGGTCTGTTATCGACAGATGGCCTAAGCATCCGTGCTTAATTGATGCTTTTGCAAGAcatattgaagatgctcTTGCAAAATATCCAAAAGAGGTGAGAGACCAAGTTGTTATTCTATTTAGTGCACATTCTTTACCTCTGACTGTTATCAACAGAGGCGACGCTTATCCTGCTGAAGTGGGTGCTACTGTCTATAGTGTCATGGAGAAGTTGCACTTCAAGAACCCGTACAGGTTAACATGGCAATCCAAGGTTGGCCCCATGCCTTGGCTCGGTCCTCAAACTAAGGACATTACCATTAGGTTGTTGGAGAAAATCAATCACCCTGTTCCTGGTATTGTTACCGTTCCTATCGCTTTCACTAGTGATCATATAGAGACTCTTCATGAAATCGACATTGAGTTGAGAGGTGAGTTGAAAAACCCGGACAAACTTGTTCGTTGCGAGTCACTAAACGGTGATCCCGCTTTCCTGGAGGGACTTGCAGACTTGGTCAAAGAGCATTTAGAAAAGGGAGAGCTTTACTCTAAGCAGTTGCCTTTGGACTACAAATTAGGCAGAGCTCATGACGTTTTTAACGATCCaagtgatttcttcaaaaggtaATTGTAATATACATATTCCAAAGTTATAACATAGTAGGTATAGTCTTAACTTCCCTCCACCTTCTCTGCTGGTTTTTCATATCCCTGTTCAATCGTCTCCAATATTTCATTGTACAACCTCCCCTTGGCACTTTCTTCGTCCTTTCTGGATGTCACAGTAGCGTCCTGCCTTGGAATAATTTCCTTGATAACCAGAGCCGTCTGTTCCCATAGCTTTTCTGAATCGGTCTTAATAAGCCGTTGATACAACTTTGAGGCCAATTGCTGCTTGTGTTTGTCTTTCTGAATAAACGCAATGACAAATTTAGTgacttctttgaaatccttgggattcaacttctcgtCCGTAGTCAATCCACTGAACATATCCATAAAGCCGTTGTAGATGGCATTATCCTTAGTAGCCAACTCcgaaaagaaaagcttACACATATCCACAATGGCTGGGTCTACATTCACGTACAACTTGGCCATTTGCGCCAATTGACCCTTCACTTTCACTTGTCCAGCCAAAATGAGAAACGTCACAGTCATCAAGCATGTTCGCTGAACCATGATGTCCGAATCCTGAAGTCTTTCGTATAGGTAATTCTTGTTCGTATCAATGATACTATTGAAGCACACAGCCATATCCCCTAAAGCTAGGGTAGCATTGCTTCGAACAATCGGATCTTCCGAATGCTCCATAGCATTCAAAaatatcttcaagttgtcTTCGCAGAATCGAGGCGAAATACACATCATCTTACCCAGACATAAGATCGCCTGTCTTTGTAAGCGTGGATCAGCATAATCCTTTCGATGAACCACTATCTCCTTAACCAACGGCACATATTTTGCCAAAAAGCTCTTTTTCCCGTAAAGCaattctttttcctttatCACCTGCACAGCATCAGAAAAGTCGTCTTCGTTGGTGCCACCGATCATATCCAACTCATTATCCTCCTCgctttttttattctccttcgcaatctgcttcttcttgaattcAGCCT
This sequence is a window from Brettanomyces nanus chromosome 3, complete sequence. Protein-coding genes within it:
- a CDS encoding uncharacterized protein (EggNog:ENOG41) — encoded protein: MLQSCLYKHPTVVRITTRCITENHYKNLDLDPTADLKQIKKSFKRLSMKLHPDILLSQELPQDMLRKKKNHYLQIKKSYELLMDPEKKASYDRNIAVRTAAGARKAASTNSQRGNFFHYTRVRYPQSVGYDFGDSSHFDSKKHMKRNMANEQRIRERKIIQFGDLFRHDLNTRNIAYGVHKGLHQFHTGIDEAEREKAFLWRLFVGFVGMMVAWELTIGRVDSGNTSKKNEIHYSPHSETHRDELTPSLASSEYTATLLSNAIEGSGGRTKKANTKS